The nucleotide sequence GTACATAGTAGATGCATGTACATATGACACATACTTCAACTGGTCCAGCGTACATCATTGGACTTGGAAAAATTGCTAATAAAGTAGAATTAACATCTAGAACACCTTCATTAAGTACTGCTTCATGCTGAAGAATCCTTGTATGTAATGGTACATCATCATCTTTTGTCCAACCACCTAAAGGATGCAAAAGTAATACAGGATTTTTAAACCCCCTTTCTTCTAATAATTGCTTTTTTGTATCCTACAAATTAAATAAGTAGAATTATCATATGAaacttattatataaatatattttaaataataagtaaacgTACTTGCATTAATAATGCATGACCATTATGTATAGGATTTCTAAGTTGGAATGCAAATATAGCATCAGCtttcatttttttacattttgttcTTATTTCATTCGGGGTGAGTCTATATTTATCCAGGCCATCATGCCATCTAATTCTTTTAAAAACTTCAATATCACCACCTACTAACCAATCTCCAGATTCATGAATCATCTTTACATATGGATGACCCAAATTGTTAGTACCAAATTGCCATCCACATCTTTCTTCTTTcctatgaaaataaaattctggcCTACGTAATATTGCAAGagctttatttttgtattttagtgTAAAAGCCGAAAGTCCATCCAAACGTTCCTTATCCTCTGTGTGTATTGCAAGAACTATGGGAACAGACTGATTAACTTCCTTATCTCCATCAAGGAGACATTTTAAATGTTGAGtctaaaaatattgtttatgtactttatgtttattaataattacataattagtattttttaataaggaatttttattattactttatatATCATTACTATAGAAATTCACACCTGCAAATATTGATCTTCCCGCATAAAACCAGTGAGAGGTGCAGCCCAACCTTCTGCTAAAACCTGCAGCCATTGCACATCTATTTCACTAATTTCTAAGCTCTGAAGAGAGGCTGCTTCTATCTTGGCTGAAGATATTCGTGATTCTGGAACGAATAACTCCCGTATTGGTATTGTTGGTTTTTGAAGCACTGGTATAATACACTGTTTCTCCAGAAGATCAATAACTGTTGCAGCTGATTCTTCTGGAGTACAGTTTTCAGTGGTTACCACTAAATCAGGATTTACTGGTCGTTCATACATTTGATCTATTCCAGTAAAACCTTTAATAGCCCCTTGACGTGCTTTTTTATATAATCCTTTTGTATCCCTAGCTTCGCAAACATTAAGAGGTGTATCAACAAAGACTTCAAAGAATGGAAGATCCgacattttatgaatttgtctTGCCATTTGTCTGTCTTCTTCAAATGGCGATACAAaactacataaacaaatttgACCACTATCAGCAAATAATTTAGCTACTTCTGCTACTCTCCTTATGTTTTCTTTTCTGTCTTCTTTACTGAAACCAAGATTGCAGTTTAAACCACTCCTTACGTTATCTCCATCAAGACCATAGGCAGCAATGCCATGATTAACTAAAACAGCTTCAACTTGGAAAGCTATAGAAGTTTTTCCAGCACCAGAAAGTCCTGTTAACCAAACTGTACATCCCCTAAAGCCTCTTACACTTCCAATTGCTTGCCCTCGTTTTGCTCTTGATACATGATGTGCTTGTTCTGATACATTGCAACAAGtctaaaaaagaaaacaattctTTATAATATAGAATGTTAAACATATACTATTATCATTAcaaatttatgtaatatattatattattgttattattcttattcttattcttattattattaactttaatttttatagtatacaatatagaaattattctaaaatagtatgcataaaaaatattttacttataatcTAAGTTACAGAAAAGCTACAcaagataatttatttttaatgattttaaaataaatttaacacaACACTgtaagataaaatatttaactaacTGTACATATAAAACTTGCGTAGTCAATAC is from Megachile rotundata isolate GNS110a chromosome 2, iyMegRotu1, whole genome shotgun sequence and encodes:
- the Papss gene encoding 3'-phosphoadenosine 5'-phosphosulfate synthase, producing MSSEPSEIPNKRIMTTCCNVSEQAHHVSRAKRGQAIGSVRGFRGCTVWLTGLSGAGKTSIAFQVEAVLVNHGIAAYGLDGDNVRSGLNCNLGFSKEDRKENIRRVAEVAKLFADSGQICLCSFVSPFEEDRQMARQIHKMSDLPFFEVFVDTPLNVCEARDTKGLYKKARQGAIKGFTGIDQMYERPVNPDLVVTTENCTPEESAATVIDLLEKQCIIPVLQKPTIPIRELFVPESRISSAKIEAASLQSLEISEIDVQWLQVLAEGWAAPLTGFMREDQYLQTQHLKCLLDGDKEVNQSVPIVLAIHTEDKERLDGLSAFTLKYKNKALAILRRPEFYFHRKEERCGWQFGTNNLGHPYVKMIHESGDWLVGGDIEVFKRIRWHDGLDKYRLTPNEIRTKCKKMKADAIFAFQLRNPIHNGHALLMQDTKKQLLEERGFKNPVLLLHPLGGWTKDDDVPLHTRILQHEAVLNEGVLDVNSTLLAIFPSPMMYAGPVEVQWHAKARMNAGANFYIVGRDPAGIPHPNKTATLDGNLYDPTHGARVLSIARGLQNLEIIPFKVAAYDKKHKKMSFFDAERKEDFEFISGTKMRSLAKLGENPPDGFMSPKAWSVLAQYYQNLEK